From Bacillus rossius redtenbacheri isolate Brsri chromosome 16, Brsri_v3, whole genome shotgun sequence, a single genomic window includes:
- the LOC134540205 gene encoding uncharacterized protein LOC134540205 isoform X1, with the protein MVEASLCRRYVLAHPGVVRGARVLDVGSRVGRVPSRPCCLERAVPPPTTSTQWLLNARLDVVTADLVGGDLGAGARDCVLYDEESARAPLVGDPGPLRPPRGVRPPGGRALRKQRLPERACLAARRLTGQHLRISLNVSFQAGSFQGSSQSCARNVPAQPQECESCMHQVPRWLWSRLYYGKMQKDQN; encoded by the exons ATGGTCGAAGCCTCCCTCTGCCGCAGATACGTGCTGGCCCACCCGGGCGTGGTGCGGGGTGCCAGGGTCCTGGATGTGGGCAGCAGAGTGGGGCGTGTGCCATCGCGGCCGTGCTGTCTGGAGCGAGCCGTGCCACCGCCAACGACATCGACCCAG TGGCTGCTGAACGCCcgcctcgacgtggtgacggcgGACCTGGTGGGCGGTGACCTCGGCGCGGGGGCTCGGGACTGCGTGCTCTACGACGAGGAGTCTGCCCGCGCGCCGCTGGTGGGGGACCCCGGGCCACTTCGCCCCCCTCGCGGAGTACGCCCTCCCGGAGGACGTGCGCTGAGAAAACAACGGCTTCCTGAGCGCGCGTGTCTGGCAGCTCGGCGTCTGACCGGTCAGCACCTCCGAATATCTTTGAATGTCTCGTTTCAGGCAGGCTCATTTCAAGGGAGCAGTCAGTCTTGTGCGAGGAACGTACCTGCCCAGCCTCAGGAATGCGAAAGTTGCATGCACCAAGTGCCTCGTTGGCTATGGTCAAGATTATATTATGGGAAGATGCAAAAAGACCAAAATTAA
- the LOC134540204 gene encoding neuralized-like protein 2, whose product MSCKRSRKMLTRFHPQHGGNIKLFDDGTVAYRRNSFADALTFSEKPLLPGEIFLLEIEKNERGWSGHMRLGLTLLDPGAGCLPQYALPDLTNMGRSWIFAITKSHNNTYEYSPGVKGAGPGAALWADDEAAVRTSRGAVPRSLLRPAPLAPGEEILPTDVGSRIGVVYFPARGGGDLAEMHFIINGVDQGPCTKEIPYCEGPLHAVVDVYGTTKQVRIVQLYGVPTLQSVCREAILQHITKTSVSALPLPKVLKEYLMYQS is encoded by the exons ATGAGCTGCAAGCGGTCGCGCAAGATGCTGACCAGGTTCCACCCGCAGCACGGCGGCAACATCAAGCTGTTCGACGACGGTACCGTGGCGTACCGCCGCAACAGCTTCGCGGACGCGCTCACCTTCAGCGAGAAGCCGCTGCTGCCGGGGGAGATCTTCCTGCTGGAGATCGAGAAGAACGAGCGCGGCTGGAGCGGCCACATGCGCCTGGGACTCACCCTGCTGGACCCGGGCGCCGGCTGCCTGCCGCAGTACGCGCTGCCCGACCTCACCAACATGGGCCGCTCGTGGATCTTCGCCATCACCAAGTCGCACAACAACACGTACGAGTACTCGCCGGGCGTGAAGGGGGCGGGGCCGGGGGCGGCGCTGTGGGCGGACGACGAGGCGGCGGTGCGCACGTCCCGGGGGGCAGTGCCCCGCAGCCTGCTGCGCCCCGCCCCCCTGGCCCCCGGCGAGGAGATCCTGCCCACCGACGTGGGCAGTCGCATCGGCGTGGTGTACTTCCCGGCGCGCGGCGGCGGGGACCTGGCCGAGATGCACTTCATCATCAACGGTGTGGACCAGGGGCCCTGCACCAAGGAGATCCCGTACTGCGAGGGCCCGCTTCACGCGGTGGTGGACGTGTACGGCACCACCAAGCAAGTGCGCATAGTGCAGCTCTACGGAG TTCCGACGCTACAGAGTGTCTGCAGAGAGGCCATTCTCCAGCACATTACGAAGACTTCGGTGTCTGCTCTGCCGCTGCCGAAGGTCCTCAAGGAATACCTGATGTACCAGTCCTAG